Proteins encoded within one genomic window of Lepidochelys kempii isolate rLepKem1 chromosome 11, rLepKem1.hap2, whole genome shotgun sequence:
- the LOC140895254 gene encoding tetraspanin-7-like, protein MRKIDSSKKLILIKVCLYFIDLFYWVSGVVLLCIGVSVQMKLHDAFVLVNETSSGVPVIITIVGGVIISVSAFGAIAILKSSHTMIKVIGTMFPLLQSSETSPVLHTLSKFTGMLLIIFLIEIIVGISAYAYRAKLHDNLLRSFLKTLDKYNRESQVTKGIDHLQENFQCCGAQNYTDWFNTTFGSLSSAVPNSCCKMVTKSCGMNLSNDTANINQQGCIQKLKKWAEEHIALIGGVCISVGFAQLLGILFSYMLLRLLNEDYVNL, encoded by the exons ATGAGGAAAATAGATTCTAGCAAGAAGCTAATATTAATTAAAGTTTGCTTATATtttattgatttgttttattGG GTTTCTGGGGTTGTGCTCCTGTGCATAGGAGTCTCTGTTCAGATGAAACTCCATGATGCTTTCGTGTTGGTGAATGAAACCTCGTCTGGTGTCCCTGTGATTATCACCATTGTTGGTGGTGTGATCATCTCTGTCTCAGCCTTTGGTGCAATTGCCATACTGAAGTCCAGTCATACGATGATCAAAGTG AT AGGAACAATGTTTCCCCTTCTCCAATCCTCCGAGACCTCCCCCGTCCTCCATACACTGTCAAAG TTCACAGGCATGCTGCTGATTATCTTCTTGATTGAAATCATAGTTGGCATCTCTGCCTATGCTTACAGAGCGAAG CTGCATGACAACCTACTGAGAAGCTTCCTGAAGACTCTTGACAAATATAACAGAGAATCCCAAGTAACCAAAGGAATAGACCACCTACAGGAGAAT TTCCAGTGCTGTGGTGCTCAGAACTACACCGACTGGTTCAATACTACATTTGGATCTCTCAGTTCAGCTGTTCCAAATAGCTGCTGCAAGATGGTAACGAAAAGTTGTGGAATGAATCTAAGCAACGATACTGCTAACATTAACCAACAG ggaTGCATTCAAAAGCTGAAGAAGTGGGCTGAAGAACATATTGCTCTTATTGGAGGGGTCTGCATAAGTGTTGGATTTGCACAG TTACTTGGGATCTTATTTAGCTACATGCTACTGAGACTACTTAATGAAGATTATGTGAACTTGTGA